A genomic region of Lycorma delicatula isolate Av1 chromosome 4, ASM4794821v1, whole genome shotgun sequence contains the following coding sequences:
- the LOC142322617 gene encoding uncharacterized protein LOC142322617, protein MVNANRSTISHDLVSELVIEQRADLLIITEPNKYFVARSGWMVDTNGDVAIMDVSGRIAWRLTSRSGGMLAVESDSTLAIGAYVSPNCDIHEFTRRLDIIQGVVNNAREKVIILGDFNSKAIAVGSAYTNRRGEILTDMMGAISCHCVNDGTPTYEARGHSSVLD, encoded by the coding sequence ATGGTTAACGCAAACAGAAGCACCATATCTCATGATTTGGTTAGTGAACTGGTCATAGAGCAGAGGGCTGATTTACTGATAATCACGGAGCCGAACAAGTACTTTGTTGCTAGATCAGGCTGGATGGTGGATACAAATGGTGACGTGGCAATTATGGATGTAAGTGGCAGGATAGCATGGAGATTGACGTCCAGATCTGGAGGCATGTTGGCGGTGGAGTCGGATTCAACACTAGCGATTGGTGCCTATGTGTCTCCAAACTGTGACATACATGAATTTACTAGAAGACTAGACATAATACAAGGAGTAGTAAATAACGCTAGGGAGAAAGTCATTATTCTAGGTGATTTCAATAGTAAAGCGATTGCAGTAGGGAGCGCATACACCAATCGCAGAGGTGAGATCCTTACGGATATGATGGGGGCAATTAGCTgtcattgtgtaaatgatggcaCCCCTACATATGAGGCGAGAGGACACTCGTCAGTCTTGGACTGA